The window GATTTGAGCATCTTTATCAAGAGGCGTTTGGAATTGACTAGCTCCCGTAGCATCTAACAATGAACCCTCATCATAATCTAATCCTACATTTATCACATGTTTGATGACAAAAGGGATCTGAAAGCGAATTTGTGCATTATAAAAATCCAACTCACCCTCAGTTACGATAAAAGGTACTCGCAAATAGATCGTTTCGCCTGCTTCCTGCCATAAAATCGTATCGAAACTACCTTTGTCATACTCCCAATTACCTCCGATCGTAAAACCATGCCTTTCAATCTGATCACGTAAATAGCCAAAACCTATTTGTTTACCAATAATATTTGATTCAAATTGTAACAATTGTATACCCCTCCTTATAATCAAAATCAGTCTATCCTTAAAAAGGGAAATACAAACCAATATTACTTACCCGTTTTTCTAAAAAGACCAATATAACCATTAATTGGGGATATTTAAAATATGTACTTATTCCTTATATACGTAAGCCGAATTAAAAGAAGAACGCAGGCGTTATAATCTTTTGCGTTCTTTTACAATGCTGACGATACATATTCAAATTGATTTTGCCATTGTAATATTTGTAATTTCATAACCCATTTTTTCGTATAATCCACGTGCTATTTTGTTATGACCAAAAACGTGTAAACCTATTTTGTTTATACCCATTCCTTTTGCGACTATTTCTGCTTTTTTCATCGCTGCCTTACCATACCCTCGTCCCTGATATTGTTCATATATGATAAAATCATAAATAAAACCTTCTTCAAGATTTGTAGGCGATTTTTGTGAAAACCAAATCATTCCGACCAAGGTATCGTTACAAAAGATTGAGAATAAATAATTTAAATCAGTTTTTTCATCTTCTGGTAACAGTCGCATGAATGATTCCCTAGACAGTTCAATTGCTTCATCTACATGCCAATTTCCAGAAGCAATCTTGTCTTTCGCGTAGTCTTCGATTGCAAAGTTAATATACTGTTGAAACTCATCACGGTTCATAGGTTTTAATGTAATCATTTATTTGTCTCCTATTCTTTTTGAATTTTAACATTCTTTCAAATAATTATCATTTAACTTTTATTTTTTCAATTTCAACTACATACATAGCTTCTGCACTTATTCTTACATATTGATTTTTTGATTCCCTACAATAGCTCTCCTTTTTCAAATACTCTTTTAGTTTTGATTTTTTCACAAATACTTTTTCTTTAACTTGCTGATCACATTCTTGACCATCTACCCTTTTCGTAATGGACATCAGATAAATTTTACTCATGTAACATCCCCCTTAGCATACTTACGAATTTTTATAAAAAATGTTTCAAAAATCCAAAAATAATTAAATTTAACTTTCAATATTATTATTTCAAGGTAGCGAAGCCAACCCTTGAAAAGTCGTTTCCATCTATAAAAAACATGAAAATATTGTACCGGGTGTGGTATGGTGAATTATCTACAACTAATGATTAGAAGGTGAAGACCATGCTAGAAGTAAGCGACAGTAAATTAGCACAATATGTTGTACATCAAGTAAGTGATAAACTTGTTTTAGGCGAAGAAGTATTCTCTCAGCCAGAGGTCATGCTAGAAGCAGCTTTTACACAATTAGCATTTAACAAACTTGATATGGAGCAGCAATACGAATTTTTCCACGAAACGGATATTGGATTAAATGAAGTATATACATATGTGAAGGCGATTTTCGATTCTGAGAATAGTTTCCTTGAACAGTCTAAGCATATCGCCACACACTTACAAAGTGCATCTGGGCATCCTCATATTAAAAGTGGAGAATTATTCATAGGATTATTTGAAAACTGTTTTATGTCTACAGAAGTAACAAAGGTAATTGCCATTGTAAAAATTGATGAAAAAGAAATGTTTTTAGATGTGAAAAACGAGCAAAATAAAATGATTGTCAATGGCATCGATGGTATTAATGTTAAGAAAATTAATAATATGGCTGTTATCGTGAATATGGGGGCAGACGAAGCACCTGCTGTCTTTATGAAAACGAAAAAGAAAGAGGATGTTGTTTACTGGCAAGAGCGTTTTTTAAAAATTAAGGTAGCAGATGAACATTATCATAAAACAAATTTAGCGTTAGTAGAATGTAAAAAGTATATTTTAAAAGAAGAGAATTTTACGAATACCGAAAAATTAGGATTTTTAAACAAAACACTCGATTATTTTAGAAATGAAGAAGAATTCCAGGTAAATGATTATATGGAAACGGTTTTCGAAGAGGCTGATCCAGTACAAAAGGATATTATCGTGAATTCGGTAAAACCATATGAAACAGTCATTTCCGAGAGTGCGATTGCAAAGGCTGAAAAGAGTTATAAGCGTAAAATTAAACTTGATTCCAACATTGAAATTCAAGTGAATGTTCGTGATATCGAGCAAGTGCATGAACTGATTGAAGTCGGCTATGATGAAACAACCAATCGAAAATTTTATAAAATCTATTTCCAAGAAGAAGTGTAATCAATAGCATCTAAAAGACAATTGATTCCCGCAACTCGTAGAAGAGCTGTGGGATTTTTTCTATTATAATAATGTGAATAAATGTAGGTATGTCCTACTCTATAACCATTTTACTTCTACATTTACTCCAAGTGATTTGGATTCAAGCTTATATGTACCTAATCCATTTACATTCCCACAACATTTTATCTAATCTTAATACAATTCGAAATAGGCTTCCTTAAAACTTAGATTTAATGAACTGTACAGTTGGGGCACTTTTAAGTTTCAATGTCAAACACCTAGTGGTGATTCATATGTAGCGCATAATATGGTAGTGTACCTAGTTCATATAAATTTTTTTATTTTTCCATTCATTAGAAACACACTATAAAGGAGGGAAGTTTTTCATGGGATATCAAGGATATGGTTATGGCTGTGACAGCGGTAAAGGAAATGGTTCAACATTCGTTCTGATCGTTGTCCTATTTATTCTTCTGATTATTGTTGGCGCTAGTTTCGTTTATTAATTTATTGTGGCTCCAAGCTCTTTATTTAATAACTCTTTAATTTTCAACTCTAATTCTTCGATTTTTTCTTCTTTGATCTTAAAAAGTTATATTCATGAAAATCTCTCTCTATTTACTTTAATTTGATTTGCTATCTCAAGGTACAAGGCTACAATAAATTCGAGTAGGGCTCGAATTAATGATGCTTGTCATAGCACATATTTTCTAAGCTAGTCAAAAAGCGCAGCAAATCCCTGATACTAAAGGATTTGATGCGCTTTTCAGCACATTTAAACTTGTTCTAACCAAACAACGATACGTAGTACTAAGAAGGAAATTAATTTTCGATTGAACTTTGTTATTGCTAAGTTTTTAACAAAAGTTGTCTAGAATAAAAATGAATGAATAAGTCTTCTATTTATGTGCAACGAAAATCGCCTGCTGAGCATGATTGTTGTGTGATGCTTCGTATACAAGCGACTAGTTCAAATTGGGAAACTATTTTTTCTCCCTCTTTTATCTCTTAGTATGTACAGAAAAAGACATATTGGCGTATCTCTTTTCAAAAAAAAGGAGCCCAATGTTCAAATTAATGTTATTCTTAGAAAGAAAATTTTAAAGTGGGTAGGCGAATAAACATGATTGAGGTAAAAACATCTCCATTAAGTGATGGAGAATTTAATAGAGGGGTATTTGCTACGAGTGATATCAAAAAGGGAGAGCTTTTACATGAAGCACCTGTTATTTCTTATCCAAACGAACAGCACCAGTATATTGAGCAAACCTTACTGGCTGATTACGCTTTCGAGTATGGGATAGGGTATTCTGCAATCCTTCTTGGTTATGGAATGTTGTTTAATCATTCCTATGAACCTAATGCAACGTATGAGATTAATTTTAAAAATCACACATTTGACTTCTATGCTTATACAGATATAAAAGCAGGAGATGAAATTCTCATTAATTATAATGGTGACGTTGATGACAAAGATGAACTGTGGTTTAATAAGGACTAAAAAAGATATCAAGATAAATCAGACCATTACCGAATCAAACATAATTAACACAATCCTATGCAAACAGCTGGATATGGAATTGATTTAGATATTGATGATAAAGGAAGGTCTGTATGATTGCAGCAAACTTAACGCGTGTTTTATTATTTAATAAGCTGGTTAGTAATAGACTGACTTCTCCCCCTCCCGGCTCTGTTAATGGCAGTTCCCTCCTTGTTATTTCAGCAGGAGGATTGAAAATCATACTAGCCTTGACGTAATTGCGTGATGGCTGCTAACAAGTTAGAGGAAATTCAGGTGTTTCAAGAAGCATAAATACTTTGTTATTTAGGAGTAATCAAGGGCGTACTCGATACTGTATTACCTAAAGAATTTAACATATTGACTATGGACAAAATGTTGGTAGTTAATATGTTTGCTTTTGCACTAGACAAACATGATTTTTTATAATATAATAAATGTAATAAGATCGTTTTTAAGAAACTATGAATTCACATATTACAAAGAGTAATCGTGTTTTATTAGGTACTTTTTGTAATATGTGGATTTTTTACTTTCGATGTAATATGATATTATTTAATACAATTAATGGAGGTCATTTAAATGACACAACAAGGTACAGTAAAATGGTTTAACGCAGAAAAAGGTTTCGGTTTCATCGAAGTTGAAGGCGGAAACGATGTATTCGCTCACTTCTCAGCTATCCAAGGTGACGGCTTCAAATCACTTGACGAAGGTCAAAAAGTTGAATTCTCAGTAGAAGACGGCCAACGTGGACCACAAGCTACAAACATCGTAAAACTTTAATTGTTAATGATGTAACCATAAAAAAGAGGCATCCTTTCAGTAGGTTGCCTCTTTTTATATAAGAACTTTATCATATTGTAATGAGAGACTGGTTATTGAGTTCTCCCATAGCAGTAGAATGATTAGTATTTTATACTTCAATTAGTACATATTTTAACTAGTGAATGTTAAGAATAGAACTACCTTAATTTACGAGCCTTTGGTTATATGCAACCCACTTTTCCATTTCTCTCTCCACTGCTCGATTTTGCCATTCAAACCATATACCAAAACATTCACTACAATGACTGTCTACTCCACTTTTTTTATGCTGATCTTTACATGTAAATAAAGTCTTTTTACGACAGCTGTAACAGTAAATTTCTTTATCTTTATAAAATTCCATAACGTTCAACCCTTTTTACACATATTTATTACCACTTTTTATATAAATTATTCTAATTTACAAAGTAATCATTATGGACTCACATTTTGTAGGTAGCCACTTAGTGAACTTGCTGGAACGAATAGGAGCGCCCGCTCCACTTTGGCTAGACTGAATTGATTCGAACGATAAAAGTGCCCTTCACCCTTTGTGCAGTAGAAGGGAAAAGTAGCACCTTGTTCTTTGCTTGCTATTCGTAGTGGGTTAGACCTCATCGCATCGGCTTTGGTAACGGTCTTATTGCACCCCTCTTAACCTTCTTCTCCACCTTCATATTAACTGATAGCCAAAAGATCTTACGCAACCACTCATTGTTAAAGCACTACCCTAAGAGCGATTTCAAATTCTTTAAGCTTATAGTTTTGTTTGATTAACTACCATTTAAAAAATCCTCCATTTCGATTGAATTGGAAGATAGTTTCGTTTCTATTTGCACGTAATTTTAAGGGAATTGAATCTCTCATGTCTGTAGTCACGAGTGTTCTCGTCGAATCCATAAAAAAGGGATTCTGCACCAGCGACCGATGCCCTCTGAATCCCTAATCTCTCACAAATCCAATTGTATCAAAGGTTTGTGACTGATTTAATACCGACCTATGTGTAAATTATTCAAGCAAAGCTCCCTTTAGTCGAAGAGATAATATTAATTAGAGATAAATGGTGCTTTTTGTACATACTTTAAATTTTCAATTTGGTTAATGATAAAAGTCGCTATATCTCGATTAGTTATTTTTGTACCTGGCATATCTGTAAGATTTTCTTTGATGTCTCCTTTTTCTTTGCCATCAACTACAAATGGCAGCCTAATGAGTGTCCATTTAATTAGTTTATGATCGTTAAGAATATGCCATTCTTTTTTCTTATCTATCATCATATTAGAGTAGAAGATTTCAAACAACTTTGCCCCAACTCTATTTATAACGCTCTTTTTATCCCCATTAATAGTTAGAGAACCACCCGTAACACCAATATAACGATTAATTTGTAAATCAGTCATTACCTCTAGTATATTTTTAGTTACACTGCTATAAATCTGTTTCTCTTGGAGTGGCTGACCAAAAGTATTTAAAACTATTTGACAATCTTTTAGTAGTTTTTGAATATCTTTCAAATTTTGTGCATTCCCTTCTACTATTTCAACCCTAGCGTCTCTGAAAGTTAACTTTTCTGGATTTCTAACTAGCATTCGAACTTGATACCCTTTCTCTAAAGCTCTAGCAGCAATATGACGTCCCACCTTCCCCGTCCCACCGATTATAGCGATTTTATAAGAATTATCCATAATTTACATATTAATATGTATACGATCAAATTCTCTTTTAGATTCAAACATTTCATTTTTCAAGTAAACTCCATCGTTCGTTAAATAATACCTTAAACCAGATATATTTGGATAATTTATTCCATTTATCCTAAAAACCAATTATCTAACACTGCTTCACAGTGAACTTTCGATTGTGGGTGACTATCACATTCATTTAACCAATATTAAAAAAGTCTAGACACTCTCCTACCCTTTTCTCCAACTTAAAACAGCCGTCATTATCCCAATTGCGCATGTCTACGTCAAGCTCTCTGAATAGGTCTTCCACAAGCTTTATAATGCATTTCAAATTTTAGTAAGCGACGTTAGCTAATACCATTGCCTTTTTGCTGTAGTATCGAAATCAGATTACTACGTCCACCGAACAGCGGGGGGCAGTGGTCACTTTCGTGCGAGCGGGCTTTTTATTGTCTTATTTCTCAAAATCCGTAACATAATTGTTTTTTCAAAAGGAAATAATGATTAGGTGAATACCTTGTCTCGATTCTACATTACACATACTCTAGATTATAGAAAGGAGGGATTTTTATGGGATACTCCGGAAATGTAGGTAATTATAATAGTTGCTGTGGAAACTATGGCATGGACTATGGCAAGGATAATAGTTCAACATTCGTTCTAATCGTTGTCCTATTCATTCTTCTAATTATTGTTGGCGCTACTTTCATGAATAAAGGATATTAATATTTTCAATTTTTAAGTGTAAAAAAATTAAGCTTTAGCTTCTTTTCAATTTGTATATTAACAGTGAAAGGTTAGCGCCTCCATTATTGGCAACAATCGATAATCCCCATAATACCTTCTACAAGCTATCATCCTAGAAGTGTAATGCTAATCTACCAGCTTATACATTTCTGTTATGACGAAAGGGTCACTCCCAGCCTGGTGACCCTTTTTATAGTTCTTTGTTCAGTTAACTGCTTCTAAATCAATTCACGGTTTACGTAATAGCCATGCTCGTGTCGTGAAATATAAAGGTGCTAACATTTATTCTTGTTTTGGCTCACACTTATGAAAACTAAACAACACTACTTTCTGCTATCGTCAAGACCCTAATTCCTCTACTAAACATGTGCATCCATTCATAGACTTTAGATGATGATACATATACCTTATGAATCGCTTCCATATGGACTCACTATTCAATTTGAGTAATTGTATAGGCATTTTCCCATGAACCGCTGTGCTTTATTGTTGAATAGACTTCTAAGCCATTTATACCTGCTCGTATCGATAGGGAGTAACGGTCAAAGTGGTAACAACGAGAAACAGAGGTTGGAACGGTACAAAGCTTCCTCGCTGCGGCGTACAAAGAAAACACTAACACCGATCCATCTAGTTTAGGGCTATCAATTGTCTCGTTGGTTGTTGGTACTGTCGCAACATTTTTTGCCAAATATGCAGCACCAAAAATGGCAAAGGCTTTGGAAGTTGTTGGCTACGGATTGTGCGAAGCGTAATGGTACGTGCGCCGTAGCGGACATCAACGCTTATAGCAAAAAAGTGTTAAATCGACAGCAGTCAATCTAACACTTTTTCTCTTTTGTCCCAGCCCCTTTTTTTGGTTTGCTTGATTGTTAAATATAATGAAAAACTTAACGCAACGAACATTATTACAGAAAAAGCAACCGAGAACGTGGCTTTATAGTAGATGGATGTAATAGACATGACGATTGAACTGATGATGGCTACACGTAATAATATATCTGTTTTTTCACTTGGATTAAAGAAATCTTGAAGAATAGCAAATAAATAAGATATTCCGAAAAATACAAGATACTCATAAAAAAGCACAGGCTTCACAAAATCTGGGATTCCAAAATAAATTAATTCAAATATGATAATGAGTAGCGCTACATATTTTAAATATTTGTAGAAGTTATTTGACAAAGTATCACCCTCTTTTATAGATAGATTAACATTATTAAACAATTTTAGTTAGTATTTTAGATGAGAATTCTCTTTTATAATGGATGGTTTAAAAAAGTATTCGTACTTTTTAATAAAAAACTCCCCTTTTTTCCGTTTATTCCACTAAACTCCTTTGTTGGTATAAATGCTAATTTAAATATGTACATTCCTGCTTGAATAACGATGTACAAAAATGCTCTTCCATTTCATACTAATACTGAGGTGTTAGTATGCATATTCAATTAGAGATTGAGACAGAATTTAAAATTAATAGTCTTTCAGATTTAGCAAATTTTAAACAAGTAATGGAGCATTTAAACATGAAGATTAATAAAAGTAAATTAGCAAGAGACATGGGAGTTGATCGACGAACAATCGATAAATATCTAAATGGCTTTATCCCAAAAACAAAGCGTAATAAGCCATCTAAAATTGATGAGTTCTATCCGATTATTGCCAGCCTCTTATCAGAAGATTCTAAGCAGGTATTTTATTATCGACGTAATCTTTGGCAGTATTTAAAAGACAATCATGGTTTAGATTGTGGACAATCTACATTCCGTACCTATATTGCCAATACGCCCGAATTTAAGGCTTATTTTGAGAAAAATGAACGCGTATCTTCTGTGCATAGCGGTATCCGTTATGAAACACGTATGGGCAAACAAGCACAGTTGGATTGGAAAGAAAGTATTCTTTATGAAACAAGTGATGGTGAACAGATGGAGATTAATGTAGCCGTGTTAGTGCTAAGCTACTCTCGTATGCGATTCTTTTATATGAGTATTTCCAAATCGCAGGCAGTTTTATGTTCTTTCTTAACCGATACGTTTGAAAAAATGGGTGGTGTACCAGAAGAGCTCATCACTGACAATATGAAAACTGTGATGGACGAAGCACGAACAGAACAGTTTACAGGAAAAGTGAATGCGAAGTTTGCGCAATTCGCGAAAGATTTTGGATTTAAAGTGAAGCCCTGTGTAGCAGGTCGTCCTCAAACAAAAGGAAAAGTAGAAACAACGATGAAATTACAAGATGAAATCCAAGCTTATCAAGGGAAGTTTATTATAGCCGAATTACAAGCCTATATTGAAAAACTATGTAATCGTATTAATCATGAAATTCATCAAGGGACGAATAAAATTCCGATTTTAGAATGGCAAAAAGAAAAGAATCACTTACTCCAGCTACCAACTGAACGAGTAAGAGATTCCTATCGAATCAACCATACGCTTGTAAAAGTCAATGCATCTAGCATGATTTCCTACAAGTCCAATCAATACTCCGTACCACCGGATTATCAAGGCAAAAAAGTAGGGTTACAAGTGTACGATAATCAATTATGGATTTATTATAACATGGAACTAATCGCGCAACACAAAATAAGTGAAGCAAAATTGAATTATCAAGAGGCACATTACAGTGAAATCATCACAAAAGCGATGCCCGAATACCCTGATATTAACGATTTAGCAAAACGAAATTTAGCAGCGATTGGAGATATGTATAAATGAATTCATTATTGAGTACAAATTATCAGCAACTACAGCAAAACTTAGAGTATTTAAAATTAAAGCAAATGGGCATCCATTTGAATGAAGTCATCGACTTTAGCATTAAAAATGAGCTTTCTTTTATCGATACACTTATTAAATTGACAAACTATGAAATCGATGTACGTGAGCAAAATATGATTCATGCGATGGTGAAAGTCGCTGCATTTCCACATTTAAAGGAGATAAAGGATTTTAACTTTGATTTTCACAAAGCATTAATCAGCAACAAATACTCGATTTCCAAAGTTTACGTTTTATCGAAGGGAACGAAAATATCGTATTTCTAGGTCCAAGTGGTGTCGGCAAGCCCCTTTGGCCACAGCAATTGGCATTACCGCAGCTAAAAAGCGAACAAGTACCTATTTTATTAAGTGTCATGACTTGATTCAGAATCTGAAGAAAGCACGGTTAGAAAACCGCTTAGAGAGCCGTTTGAAGCATTATACGAAATATAAATTATTAATCATTGATGAGATTGGTTATTTACCAATTGATTCAGAGGATGCGAAACTGTTTTTCCAGCTCATTGATGCTCGTTATGAAAAACGTAGCACGATTTTTACAACGAATGTGAACTTCAAATCATGGGATGAAATTTTCCCTGAACCGAAGTTAGCGAATGCGATATTAGATCGTATTTTACATCACGCTAGAGTTGTCACAATCGTCGGTGATTCATACCGATTAAAGCATCATTTAACCTCGGAAAACGAGTGATTTTGTACATCCTTACACGAGCGGAAATGTACATATTTGTGTTGACATTTATATGTTGGTTTAACTGTTTCACATTGAACTATTGAATATAGAAGGCTATCACGCTCATTCAGCCTTCGAGTACGGTACTGACTCCACAAAATAAATGACAATTCATCGAGTTAATAGCCCCTCACTCTTTCTTTTTTTTACATACCATATAGATGGAAGGATTGAAAATTGCGTGCATAAATAAAGACCGTTGCAATTGTTTAAAAACACTTAGAGAATGCGCTAATTCCGGACCTTTTTCGTCAGAGATAAGAACTACATAAACATACACATTAAAAAAGAAGTAGGAAGAAGGTGGTTCAATAATAAAATGGCATGCTCCATAAACTGATTCGTCTGAAATGAGACAACGGATGAAGTACTGACAATTATGATGGATGGCGACACATTTAAAAGTGAATTGGGATAATTATAAAAAAATAGATTGAGAAGCAATACACCTGGGTTTAAACAGCTTGATGCATTGAAAGAAAAAGAATCAAACGAGTGGCCTCTCTATTCATAATAAAGCTGGCTTAGTTAATAAAAGGCAGCATGGAGGGATTATATGAAATTACAATTACTTTGGGTTATATGTGGTACCTTAATGTGCACCTACGGGGTGTCTTTATTTATTAAATATTTCCAAAGAGTTAGTGAAGGATGGACTATAATCCTTTATTCCTTATTAGGGAGTTTATGTATAGTAGGAATTTTACTAATTATTAGAGCCATAAAAATGAAGGAATAAATAACGGTGGCTATATTTAATCATTCGCTCCAAAAAGACCAGGTTCACGAATGAGCCTAGTCTTTTTTGCGTTATGTAAAAAATTTAGGTTTCTATATATACTGTTTCAGGATAATTGATCGCTTAATAACGCCATTTCCAGCGATAGTAAAGTTTCGCTTTTTTATCGCAAGTGGATCTACCTCCATCTAATCTACTTGTTGTATATGAACTCTGTGGCCAACTCCAAGATCCGCTAATTTCAACATTCAATCCAAAAAAAAACGCCTAAAACCCAGTATCTATAAGGTTTCAAGCGTTTTCTTTTGGCTAAATATCAACCTGGGATTTGACCTCTGCCTCAATATCATTCCCGTCAATAATTCTCGTTCGGTTTGCATAGTTAGAACGGCCCTTGATTAGACATATCGAATTAAGATTGCCAATAATGCAAATCCCCTCAAATTAACAAATGAACGAATCCGCCCCTTTTTCTATTGAATCCAATAATCGTAACGTCCCTTCATTAATCCCTTGGCTAAGATATACTCTCCAGCTATCACCACATTTTCAAATGTTTCATAACGGCCTCTTATATTTAGAGCAGATTGCTCGTAAATTTTTGTCACCCTTTGTGGTTGGCCGTTG of the Lysinibacillus fusiformis genome contains:
- a CDS encoding GNAT family N-acetyltransferase, translated to MITLKPMNRDEFQQYINFAIEDYAKDKIASGNWHVDEAIELSRESFMRLLPEDEKTDLNYLFSIFCNDTLVGMIWFSQKSPTNLEEGFIYDFIIYEQYQGRGYGKAAMKKAEIVAKGMGINKIGLHVFGHNKIARGLYEKMGYEITNITMAKSI
- a CDS encoding SET domain-containing protein, translated to MIEVKTSPLSDGEFNRGVFATSDIKKGELLHEAPVISYPNEQHQYIEQTLLADYAFEYGIGYSAILLGYGMLFNHSYEPNATYEINFKNHTFDFYAYTDIKAGDEILINYNGDVDDKDELWFNKD
- a CDS encoding YjcZ family sporulation protein; translated protein: MGYSGNVGNYNSCCGNYGMDYGKDNSSTFVLIVVLFILLIIVGATFMNKGY
- the istA gene encoding IS21 family transposase: MHIQLEIETEFKINSLSDLANFKQVMEHLNMKINKSKLARDMGVDRRTIDKYLNGFIPKTKRNKPSKIDEFYPIIASLLSEDSKQVFYYRRNLWQYLKDNHGLDCGQSTFRTYIANTPEFKAYFEKNERVSSVHSGIRYETRMGKQAQLDWKESILYETSDGEQMEINVAVLVLSYSRMRFFYMSISKSQAVLCSFLTDTFEKMGGVPEELITDNMKTVMDEARTEQFTGKVNAKFAQFAKDFGFKVKPCVAGRPQTKGKVETTMKLQDEIQAYQGKFIIAELQAYIEKLCNRINHEIHQGTNKIPILEWQKEKNHLLQLPTERVRDSYRINHTLVKVNASSMISYKSNQYSVPPDYQGKKVGLQVYDNQLWIYYNMELIAQHKISEAKLNYQEAHYSEIITKAMPEYPDINDLAKRNLAAIGDMYK
- a CDS encoding nucleoid-associated protein, which encodes MLEVSDSKLAQYVVHQVSDKLVLGEEVFSQPEVMLEAAFTQLAFNKLDMEQQYEFFHETDIGLNEVYTYVKAIFDSENSFLEQSKHIATHLQSASGHPHIKSGELFIGLFENCFMSTEVTKVIAIVKIDEKEMFLDVKNEQNKMIVNGIDGINVKKINNMAVIVNMGADEAPAVFMKTKKKEDVVYWQERFLKIKVADEHYHKTNLALVECKKYILKEENFTNTEKLGFLNKTLDYFRNEEEFQVNDYMETVFEEADPVQKDIIVNSVKPYETVISESAIAKAEKSYKRKIKLDSNIEIQVNVRDIEQVHELIEVGYDETTNRKFYKIYFQEEV
- a CDS encoding YugN family protein; its protein translation is MLQFESNIIGKQIGFGYLRDQIERHGFTIGGNWEYDKGSFDTILWQEAGETIYLRVPFIVTEGELDFYNAQIRFQIPFVIKHVINVGLDYDEGSLLDATGASQFQTPLDKDAQIHDKSKWVHAGEKVVEEKILPFFH
- a CDS encoding YjcZ family sporulation protein: MGYQGYGYGCDSGKGNGSTFVLIVVLFILLIIVGASFVY
- a CDS encoding NAD(P)-dependent oxidoreductase gives rise to the protein MDNSYKIAIIGGTGKVGRHIAARALEKGYQVRMLVRNPEKLTFRDARVEIVEGNAQNLKDIQKLLKDCQIVLNTFGQPLQEKQIYSSVTKNILEVMTDLQINRYIGVTGGSLTINGDKKSVINRVGAKLFEIFYSNMMIDKKKEWHILNDHKLIKWTLIRLPFVVDGKEKGDIKENLTDMPGTKITNRDIATFIINQIENLKYVQKAPFISN
- a CDS encoding cold-shock protein, giving the protein MTQQGTVKWFNAEKGFGFIEVEGGNDVFAHFSAIQGDGFKSLDEGQKVEFSVEDGQRGPQATNIVKL